The genomic interval TAATTGGTCTTTTATTTTTATTTACCCAATTTCCATAAAATATTCACATTTTAAAACAATTTATTTTTTTCGAGAATGTATATTAGCCTATACATCTAGGATTGCTTTAAAACCTCCAATATAATAAAATATTTATAATACTAGTAGACCCCCATTGGAGGTTAAGAAGATGAAAGAATATATAGGACAATTGTTGAAATGTGTTTTATTTAGAAATATGGATCAAGATGAAATAATAAGGGCTTTTAATAAAATACCTTATCAAATAATAGAACACAATAAAGGTGAATTGATTGCAATAGAAGGAGACGATTGTCACAGTTTAGGAATCATATTAAGGGGCAAAATAGAAATCCAAAAGGTATTTCCATCAGGCCAGGTTATGACCATAAATATTTTTAGCGAAGGAAATATATTTGGTGAATCCTTAATATTTTCAAACAAACATACCTATCCTGCAACTATAACTGCTATAGAAAAGGCTAAAATAATGTATATAAAAAAGGAAAATATAATCGAACTGTCCATGTTTGAACCAAAGGTATTAACTAATTT from Tepidimicrobium xylanilyticum carries:
- a CDS encoding Crp/Fnr family transcriptional regulator, with the translated sequence MKEYIGQLLKCVLFRNMDQDEIIRAFNKIPYQIIEHNKGELIAIEGDDCHSLGIILRGKIEIQKVFPSGQVMTINIFSEGNIFGESLIFSNKHTYPATITAIEKAKIMYIKKENIIELSMFEPKVLTNFVSVLSERILMLNNRIANLSQDTIRKKIANYLLHEYNIQKTTVLNIPFTRKRMAELLNIPRPSLSRELGHMKEEGIIDLDKNIIKILNIQLLEEALFN